In the Pristiophorus japonicus isolate sPriJap1 chromosome 5, sPriJap1.hap1, whole genome shotgun sequence genome, one interval contains:
- the LOC139264789 gene encoding fucolectin-like, whose amino-acid sequence MKSHYMLVFACLWGLAQSHPSTGNLAATIRASQSSIADHLGNAGNAIDGNANTDCKLGSCSSTAIERSPWWRVDLFYHYHVYVVLITTSKNGEGLQGAEIRIGDSTENNGNNNALCAKIESIAAGTTARFACGGLGVHGRYLNIIIPGRNAALSLCEVEAFGTHEPHHEEELQS is encoded by the exons CCTCTGGGGGCTTGCTCAGTCTCATCCCTCAACAG GAAATCTGGCTGCGACCATTCGTGCGAGCCAGTCCAGCATCGCAGACCATCttggaaatgctggaaatgcaatTGATGGAAATGCCAACACCGATTGCAAGTTGGGATCATGCAGCAGCACAGCAATTGAAAGATCACCTTGGTGGAGAGTCGATCTGTTCTACCATTACCACGTCTATGTCGTACTGATCACCACCAGCAAAAATGGAGAAGGCTTGCAGGGAGCAGAAATCCGCATCGGAGACTCGACGGAAAACAATGGCAACAACAATGCCCT CTGTGCAAAAATCGAATCCATTGCAGCTGGCACGACTGCCAGGTTTGCCTGTGGCGGACTGGGAGTGCATGGTCGTTACCTGAACATTATCATCCCGGGCCGTAACGCAGCGCTGTCGCTGTGTGAGGTGGAAGCGTTTGGAACGCACGAACCTCACCATGAAGAGGAGTTACAATCCTAA